In one window of Gorilla gorilla gorilla isolate KB3781 chromosome 2, NHGRI_mGorGor1-v2.1_pri, whole genome shotgun sequence DNA:
- the EEF1AKMT4 gene encoding EEF1A lysine methyltransferase 4, translated as MASPGAGRAPPELPERNCGYREVEYWDQRYQGAADSAPYDWFGDFSSFRALLEPELRPEDRILVLGCGNSALSYELFLRGFPNVTSVDYSSVVVAAMQARYAHVPQLRWETMDVRKLDFPSASFDVVLEKGTLDALLAGERDPWTVSSEGVHTVDQVLCEVSRVLVPGGRFISMTSAAPHFRTRHYAQACYGWSLRHATYGSSFHFHLYLMQKGGELSVAQLALGAQILSPPRPPTSPCFLQDSDHEDFLSAIQL; from the exons ATGGCCTCTCCAGGGGCCGGTAGGGCGCCTCCGGAGTTACCGGAGCGGAACTGCGGGTACCGCGAAGTCGAGTACTGGGATCAGCGCTACCAAGGCGCAGCCGATTCTGCCCCCTACGATTGGTTCGGGGACTTCTCCTCCTTCCGTGCCCTCCTAGAGCCGGAGCTGCGGCCCGAGGACCGTATCCTTGTGCTAG GTTGCGGGAACAGTGCCCTGAGCTACGAGCTGTTCCTCAGAGGCTTCCCTAATGTGACCAGTGTGGACTACTCATCAGTCGTGGTGGCTGCCATGCAGGCTCGCTATGCCCATGTGCCGCAGCTGCGCTGGGAGACCATGGATGTGCGGAAGCTGGACTTCCCCAGTGCTTCTTTTGATGTGGTTCTCGAGAAGGGCACGCTGGATGCCCTGCTGGCTGGGGAACGAGATCCCTGGACCGTGTCCTCTGAAGGTGTCCACACTGTGGACCAGGTGTTGTGTGAG GTGAGCCGCGTGCTTGTCCCTGGAGGCCGGTTCATCTCAATGACTTCTGCTGCCCCCCACTTTCGGACCAGACACTATGCCCAAGCCTGTTATGGCTGGTCCCTGAGGCATGCTACCTATGGCAGCAGTTTCCACTTCCATCTCTACCTCATGCAGAAGGGCGGGGAGCTCAGTGTGGCCCAGCTGGCTCTGGGGGCCCAAATCCTCTCACCCCCCAGACCTCCCACCTCACCTTGCTTCCTTCAGGACTCAGATCATGAGGACTTCCTTAGTGCCATTCAGCTCTGA
- the CAMK2N2 gene encoding calcium/calmodulin-dependent protein kinase II inhibitor 2, translating into MSEILPYSEDKMGRFGADPEGSDLSFSCRLQDTNSFFAGNQAKRPPKLGQIGRAKRVVIEDDRIDDVLKGMGEKPPSGV; encoded by the exons ATGTCCGAGATCCTGCCCTACAGCGAAGACAAGATGGGCCGCTTCGGCGCAGACCCCGAGGGCTCCGACCTCTCCTTCAGCTGCCGCCTGCAGGACACCAACTCCTTCTTCGCGGGCAACCAGGCCAAGCGACCCCCCAAGCTGGGCCAGATCGGCCGAGCCAAGCGAG TGGTGATCGAGGATGACCGGATAGACGACGTGCTGAAGGGGATGGGGGAGAAGCCGCCGTCCGGAGTGTAG
- the ECE2 gene encoding endothelin-converting enzyme 2 isoform X2, translating to MNVALQELGAGSNMVEYKRATLRDEDAPETPVEGGASPDAMEVGFQKGTRQLLGSRTQLELVLAGVSLLLAALLLGCLVALGVQYHRDPSHSTCLTEACIRVAGKILESLDRGVSPCEDFYQFSCGGWIRRNPLPDGRSRWNTFNSLWDQNQAILKHLLENTTFNSSSEAERKTQRFYLSCLQVERIEELGAQPLRDLIDKIGGWNITGPWDQDNFMEVLKAVAGTYRATPFFTVYISADSKSSNSNVIQVDQSGLFLPSRDYYLNRTANEKVLTAYLDYMEELGMLLGGRPTSTREQMQQVLELEIQLANITVPQDQRRDEEKIYHKMSISELQALAPSMDWLEFLSFLLSPLELSDSEPVVVYGMDYLQQVSELINHTEPSILNNYLIWNLVQKTTSSLDRRFESAQEKLLETLYGTKKSCVPRWQTCISNTDDALGFALGSLFVKAMFDRQSKEIAEGMISEIRTAFEEALGQLVWMDKKTRQAAKEKADAIYDMIGFPDFILEPKELDDVYDGYEISEDSFFQNMLNLYNFSAKVMADQLRKPPSRDQWSMTPQTVNAYYLPTKNEIVFPAGILQAPFYARNHPKALNFGGIGVVMGHELTHAFDDQGREYDKEGNLRPWWQNESLAAFRNHTACMEEQYNQYQVNGERLNGRQTLGENIADNGGLKAAYNAYKAWLRKHGEEQQLPAVGLTNHQLFFVGFAQVWCSVRTPESSHEGLVTDPHSPARFRVLGTLSNSRDFLRHFGCPVGSPMNPGQLCEVW from the exons ATGAACGTCGCGCTGCAGGAGCTGGGAGCTGGCAGCAAC ATGGTGGAGTACAAACGGGCCACGCTTCGGGATGAAGACGCACCCGAGACCCCCGTAGAGGGCGGGGCCTCCCCGGACGCCATGGAG GTGGGATTCCAGAAGGGGACAAGACAGCTGTTAGGCTCACGCACGCAGCTGGAGCTGGTCTTAGCAGGTGTCTCTCTACTGCTGGCTGCACTGCTTCTGGGCTGCCTTGTGGCCCTAGGGGTCCAGTACCACAGAG ACCCATCCCACAGCACCTGCCTTACAGAGGCCTGCATTCGAGTGGCTGGAAAAATCCTGGAGTCCCTGGACCGAGGGGTGAGCCCCTGTGAGGACTTTTACCAGTTCTCCTGTGGGGGCTGGATTCGGAGGAACCCCCTGCCCGATGGGCGTTCTCGCTGGAACACCTTCAACAGCCTCTGGGACCAAAACCAGGCCATACTGAAGCACCTGCTTG AAAACACCACCTTCAACTCCAGCAGTGAAGCTGAGCGGAAGACACAGCGCTTCTACCTATCTTGCCTACAGGTGGAGCGCATTGAGGAGCTGGGAGCCCAGCCACTGAGAGACCTCATTGACAAG ATTGGTGGTTGGAACATTACGGGGCCCTGGGACCAGGACAACTTTATGGAGGTGTTGAAGGCAGTAGCAGGGACCTACAGGGCCACCCCATTCTTCACCGTCTACATCAGTGCCGACTCTAAGAGTTCCAACAGCAATGTTATCCAG GTGGACCAGTCTGGGCTCTTTCTGCCCTCTCGGGATTACTACTTAAACAGAACTGCCAATGAGAAA GTGCTCACTGCCTATCTGGATTACATGGAGGAACTGGGGATGCTGCTGGGCGGGCGGCCCACCTCCACGAGGGAGCAGATGCAGCAGGTGCTGGAGTTGGAGATACAGCTGGCCAACATCACAGTGCCCCAGGACCAGCGGCGCGACGAGGAGAAGATCTATCACAAGATGAGCATTTCAGAGCTGCAG GCTCTGGCGCCCTCCATGGACTGGCTTGAGTTCCTGTCTTTCTTGCTGTCACCATTGGAGTTGAGTGACTCTGAGCCTGTGGTGGTGTATGGGATGGATTATTTGCAGCAGGTGTCAGAGCTCATCAACCACACGGAACCAAG CATCCTGAACAATTACCTGATCTGGAACCTGGTGCAAAAGACAACCTCAAGCCTGGACCGACGCTTTGAGTCTGCACAAGAGAAGCTGCTGGAGACCCTCTATGGCACTAAGAAG TCCTGTGTGCCGAGGTGGCAGACCTGCATCTCCAACACGGATGACGCCCTTGGCTTCGCTTTGGGGTCCCTCTTTGTGAAGGCCATGTTTGACCGGCAAAGCAAAGAAATT gcagAGGGGATGATCAGCGAAATCCGGACCGCATTTGAGGAGGCCCTGGGACAGCTGGTTTGGATGGATAAGAAGACCCGCCAGGCAGCCAAGGAGAAA GCAGATGCCATCTATGATATGATTGGTTTCCCAGACTTTATCCTGGAGCCCAAAGAGCTGGATGATGTTTATGACGGG TACGAAATTTCTGAAGATTCTTTCTTCCAAAACATGTTGAATTTGTACAACTTCTCTGCCAAGGTTATGGCTGACCAGCTCCGCAAGCCTCCCAGCCGAGACCA GTGGAGCATGACCCCCCAGACAGTGAATGCCTACTACCTTCCAACTAAGAATGAGATCGTCTTCCCCGCTGGCATCCTGCAGGCCCCCTTCTATGCCCGCAACCACCCCAA GGCCCTGAACTTCGGTGGCATCGGTGTGGTCATGGGCCATGAGTTGACGCATGCCTTTGATGACCAAG GGCGCGAGTATGACAAAGAAGGGAACCTGCGGCCCTGGTGGCAGAATGAGTCCCTGGCAGCCTTCCGGAACCACACCGCCTGCATGGAGGAACAGTACAATCAATACCAGGTCAATGGGGAGAGGCTCAACGGCCGCCAGACGCTGGGGGAGAACATTGCTGACAACGGGGGGCTGAAGGCTGCCTACAAT GCTTACAAAGCATGGCTGAGAAAGCATGGGGAGGAGCAGCAACTGCCAGCCGTGGGGCTCACCAACCACCAGCTCTTCTTCGTGGGATTTGCCCAG GTGTGGTGCTCAGTCCGCACACCAGAGAGCTCTCACGAGGGGCTGGTGACCGACCCCCACAGCCCTGCCCGCTTCCGCGTGCTGGGCACTCTCTCCAACTCCCGTGACTTCCTGCGGCACTTCGGCTGCCCTGTCGGCTCCCCCATGAACCCAGGGCAGCTGTGTGAGGTGTGGTAG
- the ECE2 gene encoding endothelin-converting enzyme 2 isoform X1 — MNVALQELGAGSNMVEYKRATLRDEDAPETPVEGGASPDAMEVGKGASPFSPGPSPGMTPGTPRSSGLFWRVTCPHLRSISGLCSRTMVGFQKGTRQLLGSRTQLELVLAGVSLLLAALLLGCLVALGVQYHRDPSHSTCLTEACIRVAGKILESLDRGVSPCEDFYQFSCGGWIRRNPLPDGRSRWNTFNSLWDQNQAILKHLLENTTFNSSSEAERKTQRFYLSCLQVERIEELGAQPLRDLIDKIGGWNITGPWDQDNFMEVLKAVAGTYRATPFFTVYISADSKSSNSNVIQVDQSGLFLPSRDYYLNRTANEKVLTAYLDYMEELGMLLGGRPTSTREQMQQVLELEIQLANITVPQDQRRDEEKIYHKMSISELQALAPSMDWLEFLSFLLSPLELSDSEPVVVYGMDYLQQVSELINHTEPSILNNYLIWNLVQKTTSSLDRRFESAQEKLLETLYGTKKSCVPRWQTCISNTDDALGFALGSLFVKAMFDRQSKEIAEGMISEIRTAFEEALGQLVWMDKKTRQAAKEKADAIYDMIGFPDFILEPKELDDVYDGYEISEDSFFQNMLNLYNFSAKVMADQLRKPPSRDQWSMTPQTVNAYYLPTKNEIVFPAGILQAPFYARNHPKALNFGGIGVVMGHELTHAFDDQGREYDKEGNLRPWWQNESLAAFRNHTACMEEQYNQYQVNGERLNGRQTLGENIADNGGLKAAYNAYKAWLRKHGEEQQLPAVGLTNHQLFFVGFAQVWCSVRTPESSHEGLVTDPHSPARFRVLGTLSNSRDFLRHFGCPVGSPMNPGQLCEVW, encoded by the exons ATGAACGTCGCGCTGCAGGAGCTGGGAGCTGGCAGCAAC ATGGTGGAGTACAAACGGGCCACGCTTCGGGATGAAGACGCACCCGAGACCCCCGTAGAGGGCGGGGCCTCCCCGGACGCCATGGAGGTGGGCAAGGGGGCTTCCCCTTTCTCACCAGGCCCCAGCCCTGGCATGACGCCTGGCACACCCAGGAGCTCTGGGCTGTTCTGGAGGGTCACCTGCCCCCACCTCCGCTCcatctctggcctctgctctagGACTATG GTGGGATTCCAGAAGGGGACAAGACAGCTGTTAGGCTCACGCACGCAGCTGGAGCTGGTCTTAGCAGGTGTCTCTCTACTGCTGGCTGCACTGCTTCTGGGCTGCCTTGTGGCCCTAGGGGTCCAGTACCACAGAG ACCCATCCCACAGCACCTGCCTTACAGAGGCCTGCATTCGAGTGGCTGGAAAAATCCTGGAGTCCCTGGACCGAGGGGTGAGCCCCTGTGAGGACTTTTACCAGTTCTCCTGTGGGGGCTGGATTCGGAGGAACCCCCTGCCCGATGGGCGTTCTCGCTGGAACACCTTCAACAGCCTCTGGGACCAAAACCAGGCCATACTGAAGCACCTGCTTG AAAACACCACCTTCAACTCCAGCAGTGAAGCTGAGCGGAAGACACAGCGCTTCTACCTATCTTGCCTACAGGTGGAGCGCATTGAGGAGCTGGGAGCCCAGCCACTGAGAGACCTCATTGACAAG ATTGGTGGTTGGAACATTACGGGGCCCTGGGACCAGGACAACTTTATGGAGGTGTTGAAGGCAGTAGCAGGGACCTACAGGGCCACCCCATTCTTCACCGTCTACATCAGTGCCGACTCTAAGAGTTCCAACAGCAATGTTATCCAG GTGGACCAGTCTGGGCTCTTTCTGCCCTCTCGGGATTACTACTTAAACAGAACTGCCAATGAGAAA GTGCTCACTGCCTATCTGGATTACATGGAGGAACTGGGGATGCTGCTGGGCGGGCGGCCCACCTCCACGAGGGAGCAGATGCAGCAGGTGCTGGAGTTGGAGATACAGCTGGCCAACATCACAGTGCCCCAGGACCAGCGGCGCGACGAGGAGAAGATCTATCACAAGATGAGCATTTCAGAGCTGCAG GCTCTGGCGCCCTCCATGGACTGGCTTGAGTTCCTGTCTTTCTTGCTGTCACCATTGGAGTTGAGTGACTCTGAGCCTGTGGTGGTGTATGGGATGGATTATTTGCAGCAGGTGTCAGAGCTCATCAACCACACGGAACCAAG CATCCTGAACAATTACCTGATCTGGAACCTGGTGCAAAAGACAACCTCAAGCCTGGACCGACGCTTTGAGTCTGCACAAGAGAAGCTGCTGGAGACCCTCTATGGCACTAAGAAG TCCTGTGTGCCGAGGTGGCAGACCTGCATCTCCAACACGGATGACGCCCTTGGCTTCGCTTTGGGGTCCCTCTTTGTGAAGGCCATGTTTGACCGGCAAAGCAAAGAAATT gcagAGGGGATGATCAGCGAAATCCGGACCGCATTTGAGGAGGCCCTGGGACAGCTGGTTTGGATGGATAAGAAGACCCGCCAGGCAGCCAAGGAGAAA GCAGATGCCATCTATGATATGATTGGTTTCCCAGACTTTATCCTGGAGCCCAAAGAGCTGGATGATGTTTATGACGGG TACGAAATTTCTGAAGATTCTTTCTTCCAAAACATGTTGAATTTGTACAACTTCTCTGCCAAGGTTATGGCTGACCAGCTCCGCAAGCCTCCCAGCCGAGACCA GTGGAGCATGACCCCCCAGACAGTGAATGCCTACTACCTTCCAACTAAGAATGAGATCGTCTTCCCCGCTGGCATCCTGCAGGCCCCCTTCTATGCCCGCAACCACCCCAA GGCCCTGAACTTCGGTGGCATCGGTGTGGTCATGGGCCATGAGTTGACGCATGCCTTTGATGACCAAG GGCGCGAGTATGACAAAGAAGGGAACCTGCGGCCCTGGTGGCAGAATGAGTCCCTGGCAGCCTTCCGGAACCACACCGCCTGCATGGAGGAACAGTACAATCAATACCAGGTCAATGGGGAGAGGCTCAACGGCCGCCAGACGCTGGGGGAGAACATTGCTGACAACGGGGGGCTGAAGGCTGCCTACAAT GCTTACAAAGCATGGCTGAGAAAGCATGGGGAGGAGCAGCAACTGCCAGCCGTGGGGCTCACCAACCACCAGCTCTTCTTCGTGGGATTTGCCCAG GTGTGGTGCTCAGTCCGCACACCAGAGAGCTCTCACGAGGGGCTGGTGACCGACCCCCACAGCCCTGCCCGCTTCCGCGTGCTGGGCACTCTCTCCAACTCCCGTGACTTCCTGCGGCACTTCGGCTGCCCTGTCGGCTCCCCCATGAACCCAGGGCAGCTGTGTGAGGTGTGGTAG
- the ECE2 gene encoding endothelin-converting enzyme 2 isoform X3 codes for MNVALQELGAGSNVGFQKGTRQLLGSRTQLELVLAGVSLLLAALLLGCLVALGVQYHRDPSHSTCLTEACIRVAGKILESLDRGVSPCEDFYQFSCGGWIRRNPLPDGRSRWNTFNSLWDQNQAILKHLLENTTFNSSSEAERKTQRFYLSCLQVERIEELGAQPLRDLIDKIGGWNITGPWDQDNFMEVLKAVAGTYRATPFFTVYISADSKSSNSNVIQVDQSGLFLPSRDYYLNRTANEKVLTAYLDYMEELGMLLGGRPTSTREQMQQVLELEIQLANITVPQDQRRDEEKIYHKMSISELQALAPSMDWLEFLSFLLSPLELSDSEPVVVYGMDYLQQVSELINHTEPSILNNYLIWNLVQKTTSSLDRRFESAQEKLLETLYGTKKSCVPRWQTCISNTDDALGFALGSLFVKAMFDRQSKEIAEGMISEIRTAFEEALGQLVWMDKKTRQAAKEKADAIYDMIGFPDFILEPKELDDVYDGYEISEDSFFQNMLNLYNFSAKVMADQLRKPPSRDQWSMTPQTVNAYYLPTKNEIVFPAGILQAPFYARNHPKALNFGGIGVVMGHELTHAFDDQGREYDKEGNLRPWWQNESLAAFRNHTACMEEQYNQYQVNGERLNGRQTLGENIADNGGLKAAYNAYKAWLRKHGEEQQLPAVGLTNHQLFFVGFAQVWCSVRTPESSHEGLVTDPHSPARFRVLGTLSNSRDFLRHFGCPVGSPMNPGQLCEVW; via the exons ATGAACGTCGCGCTGCAGGAGCTGGGAGCTGGCAGCAAC GTGGGATTCCAGAAGGGGACAAGACAGCTGTTAGGCTCACGCACGCAGCTGGAGCTGGTCTTAGCAGGTGTCTCTCTACTGCTGGCTGCACTGCTTCTGGGCTGCCTTGTGGCCCTAGGGGTCCAGTACCACAGAG ACCCATCCCACAGCACCTGCCTTACAGAGGCCTGCATTCGAGTGGCTGGAAAAATCCTGGAGTCCCTGGACCGAGGGGTGAGCCCCTGTGAGGACTTTTACCAGTTCTCCTGTGGGGGCTGGATTCGGAGGAACCCCCTGCCCGATGGGCGTTCTCGCTGGAACACCTTCAACAGCCTCTGGGACCAAAACCAGGCCATACTGAAGCACCTGCTTG AAAACACCACCTTCAACTCCAGCAGTGAAGCTGAGCGGAAGACACAGCGCTTCTACCTATCTTGCCTACAGGTGGAGCGCATTGAGGAGCTGGGAGCCCAGCCACTGAGAGACCTCATTGACAAG ATTGGTGGTTGGAACATTACGGGGCCCTGGGACCAGGACAACTTTATGGAGGTGTTGAAGGCAGTAGCAGGGACCTACAGGGCCACCCCATTCTTCACCGTCTACATCAGTGCCGACTCTAAGAGTTCCAACAGCAATGTTATCCAG GTGGACCAGTCTGGGCTCTTTCTGCCCTCTCGGGATTACTACTTAAACAGAACTGCCAATGAGAAA GTGCTCACTGCCTATCTGGATTACATGGAGGAACTGGGGATGCTGCTGGGCGGGCGGCCCACCTCCACGAGGGAGCAGATGCAGCAGGTGCTGGAGTTGGAGATACAGCTGGCCAACATCACAGTGCCCCAGGACCAGCGGCGCGACGAGGAGAAGATCTATCACAAGATGAGCATTTCAGAGCTGCAG GCTCTGGCGCCCTCCATGGACTGGCTTGAGTTCCTGTCTTTCTTGCTGTCACCATTGGAGTTGAGTGACTCTGAGCCTGTGGTGGTGTATGGGATGGATTATTTGCAGCAGGTGTCAGAGCTCATCAACCACACGGAACCAAG CATCCTGAACAATTACCTGATCTGGAACCTGGTGCAAAAGACAACCTCAAGCCTGGACCGACGCTTTGAGTCTGCACAAGAGAAGCTGCTGGAGACCCTCTATGGCACTAAGAAG TCCTGTGTGCCGAGGTGGCAGACCTGCATCTCCAACACGGATGACGCCCTTGGCTTCGCTTTGGGGTCCCTCTTTGTGAAGGCCATGTTTGACCGGCAAAGCAAAGAAATT gcagAGGGGATGATCAGCGAAATCCGGACCGCATTTGAGGAGGCCCTGGGACAGCTGGTTTGGATGGATAAGAAGACCCGCCAGGCAGCCAAGGAGAAA GCAGATGCCATCTATGATATGATTGGTTTCCCAGACTTTATCCTGGAGCCCAAAGAGCTGGATGATGTTTATGACGGG TACGAAATTTCTGAAGATTCTTTCTTCCAAAACATGTTGAATTTGTACAACTTCTCTGCCAAGGTTATGGCTGACCAGCTCCGCAAGCCTCCCAGCCGAGACCA GTGGAGCATGACCCCCCAGACAGTGAATGCCTACTACCTTCCAACTAAGAATGAGATCGTCTTCCCCGCTGGCATCCTGCAGGCCCCCTTCTATGCCCGCAACCACCCCAA GGCCCTGAACTTCGGTGGCATCGGTGTGGTCATGGGCCATGAGTTGACGCATGCCTTTGATGACCAAG GGCGCGAGTATGACAAAGAAGGGAACCTGCGGCCCTGGTGGCAGAATGAGTCCCTGGCAGCCTTCCGGAACCACACCGCCTGCATGGAGGAACAGTACAATCAATACCAGGTCAATGGGGAGAGGCTCAACGGCCGCCAGACGCTGGGGGAGAACATTGCTGACAACGGGGGGCTGAAGGCTGCCTACAAT GCTTACAAAGCATGGCTGAGAAAGCATGGGGAGGAGCAGCAACTGCCAGCCGTGGGGCTCACCAACCACCAGCTCTTCTTCGTGGGATTTGCCCAG GTGTGGTGCTCAGTCCGCACACCAGAGAGCTCTCACGAGGGGCTGGTGACCGACCCCCACAGCCCTGCCCGCTTCCGCGTGCTGGGCACTCTCTCCAACTCCCGTGACTTCCTGCGGCACTTCGGCTGCCCTGTCGGCTCCCCCATGAACCCAGGGCAGCTGTGTGAGGTGTGGTAG